A genomic segment from Polyangiaceae bacterium encodes:
- a CDS encoding AAA family ATPase, whose amino-acid sequence MLPGYRLLDPIAVGPRSIVTRAIREADSTLVVVKTARRPEDAERLRQEFAVTRGLPGIRTVRPIALESGPDGPVLISQDVGGESLVSCIHNRLSLPNLLNFALQMVDAVAEVHGVRLVHKDIKPSNFCLDAKRRSVFLTDFSIAERLPEGEDDLPRAAAMGGTLAYISPEQTGRTEQLVDYRTDYYSLGVTLYELLSGRLPFDSPDPLEIVHGHIAKDPPPLPPEVPESVDAIVRKLLAKSPDERYQSASGLRRDLTACLDSLDQNGHCAALTVGQYDVPERFRIPLRVYGRDKEIQTLLAAFERITQPSASSSLVLVAGYSGIGKSSLIHELRRPIAKARGRFASGKFDQVRRDIPYTTLAQALDELALQLLGDSDAHFDMLRKSLRTALGPSARVIVDLSPRFGTLLGSPPPIAELPPAEARARLHAALGRFFATIAPAEHPLVLFFDDLQWADPASLRVLHSVLTQRDVGHVLVVGAYRDNEVNPTHPLMLTLADMENEGTRIERISLTGLPEQNLEELVQDIFYVDGDRARGLAHLVHEKTHGNPFFAIRFLRDLHRDGLIVFDSAAATWRWDLGVIRERKYADNVVELLTGHIERLPSHAQYALEIAACIGNAVTTRDLAVASHRTEEQISGDLAAAVRDHLVLRVAEGYEFSHDRVQQAAYERIAEDERPRTHRALGRAILADTPPAALDARIFDIVSQLGRGLTAMNDVAERRQLADLELRAAQRARRSCAFRTASQCLSIGIEALGPSGWDDAPGTMRELCILKAECDFLSSEFSEAEKLCKELMKRVPEGPDKADVYRTLIGIYTSMGRPADAASAGLEALRKFGIELSPSPTPDEVAQRLQSVIAKLETCPLETLADLESMTDPNKRAAMSILLEIAPPTLFTHKGLYATVVVTMVDMTLRGGVTDESAAAFGYLGALLVDRTAGQYRLGWLAGKFGWDLMERRNLPAFRAKLGLMFGDIVNAYGRHYRDNRRYLFEGLHAGQENGDLIFSCYTCNHLLTNMLVCGDPLDEVWRESERLGDFVERARDQNIVDIVVTQKRLVASLRGTTVRVGSFDGPDFDEAAFEQRIATSQMGLVVCWYYIRKAEARVFGGQFDEAVAAAEIADRMLSTFTSEAELAEHLFFYAIAAAMTWERALDSIRPARRKALLTSQQQFEAWAEYCPDNFACRRDLLSAELARIDGRIFHAEKLYESAIAAARSARFPHVEALAAELAAQFYRQRGLTTPAAAYLRAARDAYARWGATGKVRALEQAFPELRALEGPSAEHRATTTPATSTANRTLHTTLDIAAVLRATRSISEEIVLDKLVSTVLRVLLADAGAERGHFILLQHGDPVLVASGRSDADETPRMTNIPLENCDDILPSSLARLVLRAGEAAIVNDALIDARFAADRYVVRHRPRALACVPIANHGKLLGLLLLEHRRLPSVFSKERLELIRILAAQAAVSIDNALLYRELDRRVRQRTQELEEAQRRLVDTAHRAGMAEIATNVLHNVGNALNSVSVSADVVLARLQDSRIGTIERVARLVSEHKNDLPAFFSSDPRAQSVPDLLDALAKRLEEERRSNLEDLGRVYKHVGHIRDIVSLQQSVAGATRLFDDVMISELVEDAIRISALEAKTNDIEITRDIHSSVTSWPLEKHRVLQILVNLISNAGHALLATSDDHEKSLIVSARVENGDRLGFTVRDTGCGIAPDVMPRLFTFGFTTRAGGHGFGLHSCAIAARSMGGEIIAQSDGVGRGATFTLLLPPKDMRRQ is encoded by the coding sequence ATGCTTCCCGGTTATCGCCTCCTCGATCCCATTGCAGTCGGTCCACGTTCGATCGTCACCCGAGCGATTCGCGAAGCCGACAGCACGCTCGTCGTCGTCAAAACCGCGCGGCGCCCCGAAGATGCCGAAAGACTTCGCCAAGAATTCGCGGTCACTCGAGGTTTGCCCGGCATACGCACCGTGCGCCCCATCGCGCTCGAATCCGGACCCGACGGCCCGGTGCTCATCAGCCAAGACGTCGGCGGCGAGTCGCTCGTTTCGTGCATCCACAATCGATTATCTCTGCCAAACCTATTGAATTTTGCCCTGCAAATGGTCGACGCCGTGGCCGAAGTGCACGGCGTGCGACTCGTGCACAAGGACATCAAGCCGTCGAACTTTTGCCTCGACGCAAAGAGACGATCGGTTTTTCTCACGGACTTCAGCATTGCCGAACGATTGCCCGAAGGTGAAGACGACTTGCCTCGCGCAGCAGCCATGGGCGGCACGCTTGCGTATATTTCGCCCGAGCAAACGGGGCGCACCGAACAGCTCGTGGATTATCGTACCGATTATTATTCACTCGGCGTCACCTTGTACGAATTGCTTTCCGGACGGCTTCCCTTCGATTCACCCGATCCGCTCGAAATCGTGCATGGCCACATTGCCAAAGACCCGCCTCCCCTACCCCCCGAAGTGCCGGAATCGGTTGACGCCATCGTACGTAAGCTGCTCGCCAAGTCTCCGGATGAACGCTACCAGAGCGCGTCGGGATTGCGGCGCGATCTCACCGCGTGCCTGGATAGCTTGGACCAAAACGGGCACTGCGCTGCATTGACCGTAGGTCAATACGACGTCCCGGAACGATTTCGGATTCCGCTGCGCGTCTATGGTCGGGACAAAGAAATCCAAACGCTCCTCGCCGCATTCGAACGAATAACTCAGCCAAGTGCCAGCAGCTCACTCGTTCTCGTGGCTGGTTATTCCGGCATCGGCAAGTCGTCACTCATTCACGAGCTTCGCCGGCCCATTGCCAAAGCGCGCGGCAGGTTTGCCTCGGGCAAATTCGATCAGGTTCGGCGCGACATACCATACACCACGCTCGCGCAAGCGCTCGACGAGCTGGCACTCCAGCTCTTGGGCGATAGCGATGCGCATTTCGACATGCTTCGCAAGAGCTTGCGCACCGCGCTTGGTCCGAGCGCCCGTGTCATCGTCGACCTCAGCCCTCGTTTCGGGACGCTCCTTGGCAGTCCGCCTCCCATTGCAGAACTGCCGCCTGCAGAAGCGCGAGCACGCCTGCACGCAGCGCTCGGGCGATTTTTCGCCACCATTGCCCCGGCCGAGCACCCACTCGTCCTTTTTTTCGACGACCTTCAATGGGCCGACCCAGCCAGTTTGCGCGTGCTCCATTCGGTGCTCACGCAGCGTGACGTGGGGCATGTCTTGGTCGTCGGAGCATATCGTGACAACGAAGTGAATCCGACGCATCCGCTCATGCTCACGCTTGCCGACATGGAAAACGAAGGCACGCGTATCGAAAGGATTTCGCTCACGGGTTTGCCCGAGCAAAACTTGGAAGAGCTCGTACAGGACATTTTTTACGTCGACGGAGATCGAGCGCGAGGTTTGGCACATCTCGTGCATGAAAAGACGCACGGAAATCCTTTTTTTGCGATCCGCTTTCTCCGAGACTTGCACCGCGATGGTTTGATTGTTTTCGATTCCGCTGCGGCAACGTGGCGCTGGGATCTCGGCGTCATTCGCGAGCGAAAATATGCGGACAACGTCGTCGAGCTTCTCACGGGGCACATCGAGCGTCTTCCGTCACATGCGCAGTACGCATTGGAAATTGCGGCGTGTATCGGCAATGCCGTGACCACGCGCGATCTTGCGGTCGCTTCGCATCGAACGGAGGAACAAATCTCGGGCGACCTTGCCGCAGCCGTGCGTGACCACCTCGTTTTGCGCGTCGCGGAGGGCTACGAGTTTTCTCACGACCGCGTGCAGCAAGCAGCGTACGAGCGAATTGCGGAAGATGAGCGACCCAGGACGCATCGGGCGCTCGGGCGTGCCATTTTGGCAGATACGCCCCCCGCAGCGCTCGATGCCCGCATATTCGACATCGTTTCGCAATTGGGGCGGGGTTTGACTGCAATGAACGACGTCGCAGAACGGCGACAGCTTGCAGATCTCGAATTGCGGGCAGCGCAGCGCGCACGACGCTCATGCGCATTCCGTACGGCATCCCAATGCTTGTCGATCGGCATCGAAGCGCTTGGTCCTTCCGGGTGGGACGACGCGCCAGGCACGATGCGCGAGCTCTGCATACTCAAAGCAGAATGTGATTTTTTGAGCAGCGAGTTTTCCGAGGCGGAAAAACTTTGCAAAGAGCTCATGAAGCGCGTTCCGGAGGGTCCGGACAAAGCAGACGTCTACCGCACGCTCATTGGCATTTACACTTCAATGGGACGTCCGGCGGATGCCGCCAGCGCCGGTCTCGAAGCATTGCGAAAGTTTGGCATCGAACTTTCGCCAAGCCCAACGCCTGATGAAGTAGCGCAACGCCTGCAATCGGTCATCGCCAAGCTCGAAACGTGCCCGCTCGAGACGCTCGCGGATTTGGAGTCGATGACGGATCCGAACAAACGCGCGGCGATGTCGATTCTGCTCGAAATTGCGCCTCCGACGCTTTTTACGCACAAGGGGCTCTATGCGACCGTCGTGGTCACGATGGTCGACATGACGTTGCGCGGCGGCGTCACGGATGAATCCGCCGCAGCTTTCGGCTATTTGGGGGCGCTCCTCGTCGACCGAACCGCGGGTCAATATCGGCTCGGATGGCTCGCTGGGAAATTTGGCTGGGATCTGATGGAGCGACGCAATCTTCCGGCATTTCGAGCCAAGCTCGGCCTCATGTTCGGGGATATCGTGAACGCCTATGGTCGTCATTATCGCGACAATCGACGATATTTGTTCGAAGGGCTGCACGCGGGTCAAGAAAACGGCGACCTCATTTTTTCTTGCTATACATGCAATCACTTGCTGACGAACATGCTCGTGTGCGGAGATCCCCTGGACGAAGTATGGCGGGAATCCGAACGATTGGGCGATTTCGTAGAGCGAGCGCGGGATCAGAACATCGTCGACATCGTCGTTACGCAAAAGCGCCTCGTCGCTTCCCTCCGCGGCACCACGGTTCGAGTAGGTTCGTTCGACGGTCCTGATTTCGACGAAGCCGCATTCGAGCAGCGTATTGCGACGAGCCAAATGGGTCTCGTCGTTTGCTGGTATTACATTCGCAAAGCGGAAGCTCGAGTTTTCGGTGGTCAATTCGACGAAGCCGTCGCCGCGGCCGAGATTGCCGATAGGATGCTCTCCACCTTTACGAGCGAAGCGGAGCTTGCCGAGCATTTGTTTTTTTACGCCATTGCTGCAGCAATGACGTGGGAACGTGCGCTGGATAGCATACGCCCAGCACGCCGAAAAGCCTTATTGACTAGCCAGCAGCAATTCGAAGCCTGGGCCGAATATTGTCCGGACAATTTCGCCTGCCGACGCGATCTGTTGAGCGCCGAGCTGGCTCGCATCGATGGCCGAATTTTTCATGCAGAAAAACTTTATGAATCTGCCATTGCCGCAGCCAGATCTGCCCGATTTCCCCACGTCGAAGCGCTCGCCGCCGAGCTCGCCGCGCAATTTTATCGGCAACGCGGGCTCACGACGCCCGCCGCCGCATACTTGCGCGCCGCGCGTGACGCTTACGCGCGCTGGGGCGCGACCGGCAAAGTCCGCGCGCTCGAACAAGCATTCCCCGAATTGCGCGCGCTCGAAGGCCCCTCGGCAGAACATCGCGCAACCACGACGCCCGCCACGTCCACGGCCAATCGTACATTACACACCACCCTCGACATTGCAGCAGTGCTTCGAGCAACTCGAAGTATTTCCGAAGAAATCGTCCTCGACAAACTCGTTTCCACCGTACTCCGCGTGCTGCTCGCCGACGCCGGCGCCGAACGAGGACACTTCATCCTGCTTCAACATGGCGATCCCGTGCTCGTCGCGAGCGGACGAAGCGATGCGGACGAAACGCCACGAATGACGAACATTCCACTCGAAAATTGCGATGACATTTTGCCATCTTCACTCGCTCGGCTCGTCTTGCGCGCCGGTGAAGCGGCCATCGTCAATGACGCCCTGATCGACGCTCGATTCGCGGCCGATCGTTATGTCGTCCGTCACCGTCCGCGCGCGCTCGCCTGCGTCCCCATTGCGAATCATGGCAAATTGCTCGGCCTGCTGTTGCTCGAACACCGACGCCTCCCGTCGGTATTTTCAAAGGAACGGCTGGAGCTCATACGCATCCTTGCCGCGCAAGCAGCCGTTTCAATTGACAATGCACTTTTGTACCGAGAGCTCGACCGGCGCGTGCGTCAACGGACGCAGGAGCTCGAAGAAGCTCAAAGGCGGCTCGTCGATACGGCACACCGCGCGGGCATGGCCGAAATTGCGACGAATGTCTTGCACAACGTAGGCAATGCCCTCAACAGCGTCAGCGTCAGCGCGGACGTGGTCCTGGCTCGCCTGCAGGATTCACGCATTGGCACAATCGAACGCGTCGCGAGACTCGTTTCCGAGCACAAGAATGACTTGCCCGCATTTTTCTCGAGCGATCCGCGCGCCCAATCCGTGCCCGACCTTCTCGATGCGCTCGCCAAACGTCTCGAGGAAGAACGCCGCTCCAATCTCGAAGACCTTGGACGCGTCTACAAACACGTCGGGCACATTCGTGACATCGTTTCCCTTCAGCAATCGGTCGCGGGCGCTACGCGTCTTTTCGATGACGTCATGATTTCAGAATTGGTCGAAGACGCCATTCGTATCAGCGCGCTCGAAGCAAAAACGAACGATATCGAAATCACGCGGGACATCCATTCGTCCGTCACTTCATGGCCACTCGAGAAACATCGAGTATTGCAGATATTGGTCAACTTGATTTCCAATGCTGGTCATGCACTTTTGGCCACGAGTGACGACCACGAGAAAAGCCTCATCGTGTCCGCTCGCGTGGAAAACGGCGACCGCTTGGGTTTCACCGTTCGAGATACGGGTTGCGGCATTGCTCCCGACGTCATGCCGCGCTTATTCACGTTCGGATTTACCACGCGCGCCGGTGGTCACGGATTCGGTTTGCATTCCTGCGCCATTGCCGCAAGAAGCATGGGCGGTGAAATCATCGCTCAAAGCGACGGCGTGGGGCGCGGCGCGACATTCACGCTGCTATTGCCACCAAAAGACATGCGCCGTCAATAA
- a CDS encoding PEGA domain-containing protein — MTMLRRWVPAGLLLSSVTMMSAASMAQAAPSKPAAPATTAKPAATSTSAKPAAPTAAKPAAPTADAKAGTTAAAAAPTPDAKAPAPTGAASPDPDKEAARLIEEGRKANKAGQFDKARELFAAAYKLKPESNTLLLLGLSEAKSNRPRDAAEHLEVFLREAKTAPAEDRETATRVFNDVTAKLGTWWLKIPIEGAEVFLNGRLVGRSPLAAPLFVEPGTHDIEVKKEGYEPAKEIHVVAPNTESETDVVLKPLPASVGPKKPPPGPEKPKPPPPPPPLPEWHTYGLIGGGALTALGLGLGIGLTVSAGGKGEEADKQLAEIARTTPNTYGLCGPNSFQPNQPACAQLKDTLSSQDARANGAVAGFVIAGVGAVGTVGLFLLPKVPIGRSIIGMKFAPVIGFDRLGGTLTGSF; from the coding sequence ATGACGATGCTTAGGCGATGGGTACCGGCGGGCCTGCTGCTTTCGAGCGTGACGATGATGTCCGCCGCGAGCATGGCCCAAGCGGCACCGAGCAAACCCGCAGCACCGGCGACGACCGCGAAACCAGCGGCGACTTCGACGAGCGCGAAACCAGCCGCTCCGACGGCGGCAAAACCTGCAGCGCCCACGGCCGATGCGAAGGCTGGCACAACGGCTGCGGCCGCGGCGCCAACGCCCGACGCCAAAGCTCCCGCTCCGACTGGAGCAGCTTCGCCCGATCCCGACAAGGAAGCTGCGCGGCTCATCGAAGAAGGCAGGAAGGCGAACAAAGCGGGTCAATTCGACAAGGCGCGAGAACTGTTTGCCGCAGCCTACAAGTTGAAGCCCGAATCGAACACGCTGTTGCTGCTCGGATTGTCCGAAGCCAAGTCGAACCGGCCTCGCGATGCTGCGGAACATCTGGAAGTTTTCCTCCGCGAGGCGAAGACGGCGCCTGCAGAAGACAGGGAAACGGCAACGCGAGTTTTCAATGACGTCACGGCAAAACTTGGAACGTGGTGGCTCAAGATTCCCATCGAGGGAGCGGAAGTTTTCCTCAACGGACGCCTCGTGGGTCGCTCCCCGCTGGCAGCGCCGCTCTTCGTCGAGCCCGGCACGCATGACATCGAAGTGAAGAAGGAAGGGTACGAGCCGGCGAAGGAGATCCACGTCGTCGCGCCGAACACGGAGAGCGAGACCGATGTCGTGCTCAAGCCCTTGCCAGCCAGCGTGGGACCCAAGAAGCCACCGCCTGGCCCGGAAAAACCGAAACCTCCGCCTCCCCCGCCACCTTTGCCGGAATGGCACACGTATGGGCTCATCGGCGGCGGAGCGCTCACCGCGCTGGGTCTTGGATTGGGCATTGGTTTGACCGTGTCCGCGGGCGGCAAAGGCGAAGAAGCCGATAAGCAGCTTGCCGAGATTGCGCGAACGACACCGAATACGTACGGGCTTTGCGGGCCGAATTCTTTTCAGCCGAACCAGCCCGCATGCGCGCAGCTCAAGGACACCCTTTCGTCTCAGGATGCGCGCGCCAATGGTGCTGTGGCGGGTTTCGTCATTGCGGGTGTGGGCGCCGTCGGAACGGTGGGGCTGTTTTTGCTGCCGAAGGTGCCCATTGGTCGCAGTATCATTGGCATGAAATTCGCCCCCGTCATCGGCTTCGACCGATTGGGTGGCACGCTTACCGGTTCGTTCTGA
- a CDS encoding sigma-54-dependent Fis family transcriptional regulator, whose amino-acid sequence MPDEPPIAQDRKDAPALPKPRVLVVDDEPALRRSLARMLSVENFDVLTAEDGAAALSLLQTTRVDVVLLDVMMPGMSGMDVLSRIKKDHPEVEVVMMTGFGDIDTAVAAVRQGAYNFLTKPFGPTEAVSIALAQAAEHKRLVDRTRQLEQRLATHERFGEMIGGSRRMQEVYRVALGAAPTTSTVLILGENGTGKELVARAVHQHSLRSDKPLRAINCGAIPETLVETELFGSTKGAFTGAMDRPGLFELADKATVFLDEIGDLPLSAQAKLLRALAVGEVKRVGASEPKMVDVRVIAATNVDLKERIAQGRFREDLYYRLAVIPVYLPPLRQRKEDIPLLAYHFLQKYARRSGRDIKRIGTEALRVLREQLWPGNVRQLENAIEHAVVMARGDCIMPSDLPPFTRNESPAFEDDAAAPEASSSVIWDETLADLPYAVAKERAGTLFDRTYVERLLKRADGNVSEAARQAGMDRSNFRRLVKKVREVSEENGHDERERV is encoded by the coding sequence ATGCCAGACGAGCCTCCCATCGCCCAAGATCGAAAAGACGCTCCCGCGCTGCCGAAACCGCGTGTGCTCGTCGTCGATGACGAACCTGCGCTGCGTCGCAGTTTGGCGCGTATGCTCTCCGTCGAGAACTTCGATGTGCTGACGGCCGAAGATGGTGCGGCAGCGCTATCGCTGCTTCAGACGACACGCGTCGACGTCGTGCTGCTCGACGTGATGATGCCGGGCATGAGCGGCATGGATGTCCTTTCACGCATCAAGAAAGATCATCCCGAAGTCGAAGTCGTGATGATGACCGGCTTTGGTGACATCGACACCGCCGTTGCCGCCGTGCGACAAGGCGCATACAACTTCTTGACCAAGCCCTTCGGGCCTACGGAAGCCGTCTCGATCGCACTCGCTCAAGCAGCCGAGCACAAACGTTTGGTCGATCGGACCAGGCAGCTCGAACAACGGCTCGCGACGCACGAGCGGTTTGGCGAGATGATCGGCGGATCGAGGCGGATGCAGGAAGTCTACCGCGTGGCGCTCGGAGCTGCTCCGACGACGTCGACCGTGCTCATCTTGGGCGAAAACGGCACGGGCAAAGAGCTCGTGGCGCGCGCGGTGCACCAGCACAGCTTACGGAGTGACAAACCGCTGCGAGCCATCAACTGCGGGGCCATTCCGGAAACGCTCGTGGAAACGGAACTGTTTGGCAGTACGAAAGGTGCATTCACGGGCGCGATGGACCGACCGGGCCTTTTCGAGCTTGCCGACAAGGCAACGGTTTTTCTGGACGAAATTGGCGATTTGCCGCTGAGCGCACAAGCCAAACTGCTGCGGGCGCTGGCCGTCGGCGAGGTCAAACGCGTGGGTGCATCCGAACCGAAAATGGTGGACGTGCGCGTCATTGCCGCGACGAACGTGGACCTGAAGGAACGCATAGCGCAAGGTCGATTTCGCGAGGATCTTTATTATAGGCTCGCAGTCATTCCAGTGTACTTGCCGCCTCTGCGCCAACGTAAAGAGGATATCCCGCTGCTCGCGTACCATTTTTTGCAGAAATATGCGCGGCGAAGTGGTCGGGACATCAAGCGCATCGGCACCGAGGCGCTGCGCGTTTTGCGCGAACAACTGTGGCCGGGCAATGTCCGGCAGCTCGAAAATGCCATCGAGCATGCCGTCGTGATGGCGCGTGGCGATTGCATCATGCCGTCGGACCTTCCGCCGTTTACGCGCAATGAATCGCCCGCGTTCGAGGACGACGCGGCGGCGCCCGAGGCTTCATCGTCGGTCATTTGGGACGAAACGCTCGCGGATTTGCCTTATGCAGTGGCAAAGGAGCGCGCCGGGACGCTGTTCGACCGGACATACGTCGAGCGTCTCTTGAAACGAGCCGATGGGAACGTGAGTGAGGCGGCGCGACAAGCAGGAATGGATCGGTCGAATTTCCGGCGGCTCGTCAAGAAAGTGCGCGAGGTGTCGGAAGAAAATGGGCACGACGAGCGTGAAAGAGTGTAG
- a CDS encoding TolC family protein has translation MLRVVSHRFFVKAALVFGVSVASASAHAATPVTMDLPHILEAADKNHPNILAARARLLAVRAQLDEAHRTPFTQFKMTGGVGLAPTVLGNNMFSPNTDVALTSSLGLAWRAGIDGVLPLWTFGKMTNLWAAAEANVRLNESQVEKERDTVRLDVRKAYFGLQLARDSALLLREVRKAVNRAVDKVTDQVENEDADPIELYKLQTYVAEIEVRESEATRFATVALTGLRFYAGVPNLDIPDEPIRPPKHKLGHVSRYLTAAKLYRPEISMARAGVLARTAQLEVARAQFFPDIGLGLNAVYARAPEVTNQINPFGADQANFFGYGAGIVFNWKLDFLTQSARVRYAHAQLEEVRALERFATGGAGAEVETAYAEVVDWQKRMEAYAKAASFAKKWMVTVQQGIDIGAREEKDVLDPARAYATHRFAWMNATMELDMAMSRLAKATGWDAIAPDGT, from the coding sequence ATGCTGCGTGTCGTTTCCCATCGCTTTTTCGTCAAGGCCGCTCTGGTGTTTGGCGTGTCGGTCGCTTCTGCGAGCGCCCACGCCGCAACGCCTGTCACGATGGACTTGCCCCATATTCTCGAAGCTGCCGACAAGAACCATCCGAACATCTTGGCGGCCAGGGCGCGTCTGCTCGCCGTGCGCGCTCAGCTCGACGAAGCCCACCGAACGCCGTTTACCCAATTCAAAATGACGGGAGGTGTTGGCCTTGCCCCGACCGTCCTTGGAAATAACATGTTCAGCCCCAATACCGACGTAGCGCTCACGAGCAGCCTCGGGCTTGCGTGGCGCGCGGGTATCGACGGGGTTTTGCCGCTTTGGACATTCGGCAAGATGACGAATTTGTGGGCCGCGGCCGAAGCCAATGTGCGGCTGAATGAATCGCAGGTCGAAAAAGAACGAGATACCGTGCGTCTCGATGTGCGAAAGGCATACTTTGGATTGCAGCTCGCGCGTGACAGTGCGCTGCTTCTCCGTGAAGTGCGCAAAGCGGTCAACCGGGCCGTCGACAAGGTGACCGACCAGGTGGAGAACGAAGATGCCGATCCCATCGAGCTTTACAAGCTGCAAACGTATGTCGCCGAAATTGAGGTGCGCGAGTCCGAGGCGACGCGATTCGCTACTGTGGCGCTGACGGGTCTGCGGTTTTACGCGGGCGTGCCGAATTTGGATATCCCGGACGAACCCATACGGCCTCCCAAGCACAAGCTGGGGCACGTTTCACGTTATTTGACGGCGGCCAAGCTGTATCGGCCCGAGATATCGATGGCGCGGGCGGGGGTTTTGGCGCGGACGGCGCAGCTCGAAGTGGCGCGGGCGCAATTTTTCCCCGATATTGGGCTCGGTTTGAATGCGGTGTATGCGCGAGCGCCCGAAGTGACGAATCAAATCAATCCGTTTGGTGCCGATCAGGCGAATTTTTTTGGGTACGGCGCCGGAATCGTATTCAATTGGAAGCTCGATTTTTTGACGCAATCGGCGCGTGTTCGTTACGCTCATGCGCAGCTCGAGGAAGTACGGGCGCTCGAACGGTTTGCGACGGGCGGCGCAGGAGCGGAAGTCGAAACGGCGTATGCCGAAGTCGTGGATTGGCAGAAGCGCATGGAGGCATACGCGAAGGCTGCATCGTTTGCAAAAAAGTGGATGGTGACGGTGCAGCAAGGCATCGACATTGGCGCGCGGGAAGAAAAAGATGTATTGGATCCGGCCAGGGCTTACGCGACGCACCGTTTTGCTTGGATGAACGCCACGATGGAGCTCGACATGGCCATGAGTCGGTTGGCGAAGGCGACCGGATGGGACGCGATTGCACCGGATGGGACGTGA
- a CDS encoding VOC family protein translates to MDKSESTSHIATGSKVSIVRSQRLSHGTLLCANLTRSRKFYEEFLGLEVVRHAASAMMFRLHTGMHVVCVECGPEKLWDMHVLHHWGIDVYSQEAVDEAHQNAISYKDHYGMQKIMKPVLQHGAYSFYLQDLDRNWWEIQCSTLDHAAYFARGDVMTP, encoded by the coding sequence ATGGATAAAAGTGAATCAACGAGCCACATCGCGACCGGCTCGAAGGTATCGATCGTTCGTTCACAAAGGCTCTCGCACGGGACTTTGCTTTGCGCCAATCTCACGCGATCGCGGAAGTTTTACGAAGAATTTTTGGGACTCGAAGTCGTACGGCACGCGGCTTCGGCCATGATGTTCCGCCTTCATACGGGAATGCATGTCGTTTGCGTCGAATGCGGTCCAGAAAAACTTTGGGACATGCATGTGCTCCACCATTGGGGGATTGATGTATATTCCCAAGAGGCCGTCGACGAAGCTCATCAAAATGCGATCTCGTATAAAGATCATTACGGGATGCAAAAAATCATGAAACCCGTTCTGCAACACGGTGCCTATTCCTTTTATCTCCAAGACCTCGACCGTAACTGGTGGGAAATACAGTGCTCTACGCTCGATCACGCGGCGTACTTCGCTCGTGGCGACGTCATGACGCCATGA
- a CDS encoding dispase autolysis-inducing protein, translating to MFQKLDVSLAFVFVIAGSLVTGCGPQETAIASSATSSSGQGGGGGVGGDGGVGGTGGTGGMGGDGGAGGAVAWAKPACNGISGTSAVTFTTDDGATLAQTPGQLDGIGYTFGLAALDTPNTLLAEHKGILLRSEDAGCTWKEIGQLDGGPFRITAAKGGLAYAWADNGAAFYRIDETGSHKVATPAQNVVGVGVDPQDGLHLRIGDANGALADSKDGGNSWMKQGSFPATGIGYRFAFDPTDIDHVVFGQSVEGAAVSFDGGKTSKPSAGLGTGTNPFSIVVSPVDRNVVWAEAKDLGSDTRYIYRSTDGGSTFSAVVTESPEVTLINGNLLAPHAADPNVLYFVFGSWYADYGTDLYRYDHATGKVTKTHNAYDEIGAIVASPADSNLLYLGLTVENGI from the coding sequence ATGTTCCAGAAGCTTGATGTCTCGCTTGCTTTCGTGTTTGTCATTGCCGGATCCCTCGTGACTGGCTGTGGGCCGCAAGAAACCGCCATTGCCTCCAGCGCAACGAGCAGCAGTGGGCAAGGCGGTGGCGGTGGCGTGGGTGGCGACGGTGGCGTGGGTGGCACAGGTGGCACAGGTGGCATGGGTGGTGATGGCGGAGCGGGAGGAGCGGTTGCGTGGGCCAAACCTGCTTGCAATGGCATTTCCGGCACGTCTGCGGTGACATTTACGACCGACGATGGAGCGACGCTCGCGCAGACTCCCGGGCAGCTCGACGGCATTGGATACACGTTCGGGCTGGCGGCGCTGGATACGCCGAATACGCTGCTCGCCGAACACAAGGGCATTCTCTTGCGTTCGGAGGATGCTGGATGCACATGGAAAGAAATTGGCCAGCTTGACGGCGGGCCATTTCGCATCACGGCGGCGAAGGGGGGTCTCGCCTATGCATGGGCCGATAACGGCGCGGCGTTTTACCGCATTGACGAGACAGGGTCGCACAAGGTCGCTACGCCAGCGCAAAACGTCGTCGGCGTGGGCGTCGATCCGCAGGACGGATTGCATCTTCGCATTGGCGATGCCAATGGCGCGCTGGCCGATTCCAAAGACGGCGGCAATTCGTGGATGAAACAAGGTAGCTTCCCCGCGACGGGCATCGGTTATCGCTTTGCATTCGACCCGACCGACATCGATCACGTGGTGTTTGGACAATCGGTCGAGGGGGCGGCCGTTTCGTTCGATGGAGGCAAGACCAGCAAGCCCAGTGCAGGGCTCGGGACGGGGACGAACCCGTTTTCGATTGTCGTTTCACCCGTGGACCGAAACGTCGTCTGGGCCGAAGCGAAAGACCTCGGATCGGACACGCGATACATCTATCGTTCGACCGATGGCGGATCGACGTTCAGCGCGGTCGTGACCGAATCGCCCGAGGTTACGCTCATCAATGGGAATTTGCTCGCGCCGCACGCAGCCGATCCAAACGTGCTCTACTTCGTGTTCGGTAGCTGGTACGCTGACTATGGGACGGATCTTTATCGTTATGACCATGCGACCGGGAAGGTCACGAAAACACATAATGCGTACGATGAAATCGGCGCGATCGTCGCGTCCCCCGCGGACTCGAACCTGCTCTACCTCGGGCTCACCGTCGAGAACGGAATTTGA